One part of the Caldicoprobacter guelmensis genome encodes these proteins:
- a CDS encoding FAD-dependent oxidoreductase, with protein sequence MDKYDVAVIGGGVSGAVAAIAAARAGAKTLLVERYGFVGGSLTNMGVGPMMTFHAGQRQVIKGIPQEIVDRLVELGGSPGHVVDTTGFVSTVTPFNPEMLKYVLENMLLESGVSLLYHSFMFGVEMDGPCIKSVQVVNKSGKGNIEAKVYIDATGDADLAARSGVDYLMGREKDHLTQPMTMNVRIGNVDIDAIKDYMLKNPAEFRMIAQDEIKNARRLSVNGFYSILNEAKKKGEISFERDMVLFFETNTPGEVIVNMTRVQRLNGTSAKDLTCAEIVGRRQAVEVYNFLRKRIPGFRNSILLSTGPQIGVRETRKIIGEYVLTAEDLINNRKFEDCIAKGGYPVDIHSPDSANVVYMHLKEGTDYDIPYRCLYSRKVSNLLVAGRCISSTHEANAAVRVSPIAMATGQAAGVAASIAALNSIAPWEVDINILRGILIEQGACV encoded by the coding sequence ATGGATAAATACGATGTGGCCGTTATTGGTGGTGGCGTATCCGGTGCAGTGGCAGCAATCGCTGCAGCGAGGGCGGGTGCCAAGACGCTTTTGGTTGAGCGGTATGGGTTTGTAGGGGGTTCACTGACCAACATGGGCGTTGGCCCCATGATGACATTCCATGCAGGTCAAAGGCAGGTGATAAAGGGTATACCCCAGGAAATAGTTGATAGGCTTGTTGAATTAGGAGGAAGTCCCGGACACGTCGTTGACACAACGGGATTTGTAAGCACCGTCACACCGTTTAACCCTGAGATGTTGAAATACGTGCTGGAGAATATGCTGCTTGAAAGCGGGGTATCACTTTTGTATCACAGCTTCATGTTCGGAGTGGAGATGGATGGTCCATGCATTAAATCAGTACAGGTAGTAAATAAGTCAGGGAAGGGCAATATTGAAGCAAAAGTGTACATCGATGCAACGGGAGATGCCGACCTTGCTGCCCGAAGCGGTGTGGATTATTTGATGGGGAGAGAAAAGGATCATTTGACTCAACCGATGACCATGAACGTGAGGATTGGGAATGTAGATATAGATGCCATAAAAGATTACATGCTTAAAAATCCGGCCGAATTTAGAATGATAGCTCAAGATGAAATTAAAAATGCCAGGAGGTTGTCGGTTAACGGTTTTTATTCTATCTTAAATGAGGCTAAGAAAAAAGGGGAAATAAGTTTTGAGCGGGATATGGTATTGTTCTTTGAAACTAACACTCCTGGTGAAGTCATAGTCAACATGACAAGGGTACAGAGGTTAAACGGTACCAGTGCCAAAGATTTAACCTGTGCAGAGATTGTTGGCAGAAGGCAGGCTGTGGAAGTGTACAATTTCTTGAGGAAGAGAATACCTGGTTTTAGAAATTCTATCTTGCTCTCTACCGGCCCTCAGATTGGGGTGAGGGAGACTAGAAAAATAATCGGTGAGTATGTACTGACTGCTGAGGACTTAATAAATAACAGGAAATTTGAAGATTGCATTGCCAAAGGGGGGTATCCTGTGGACATACATTCCCCTGACAGTGCGAATGTGGTGTACATGCATTTGAAGGAAGGCACAGACTATGATATACCCTACAGGTGCTTATACAGCAGAAAAGTGAGCAATCTGCTTGTGGCAGGAAGGTGCATATCATCAACCCATGAAGCGAATGCCGCAGTGAGGGTATCGCCCATTGCTATGGCGACGGGGCAGGCTGCTGGAGTGGCTGCCAGCATTGCTGCTTTAAACAGCATAGCTCCTTGGGAGGTGGATATAAATATCTTAAGGGGTATATTGATTGAGCAGGGCGCATGTGTATGA
- a CDS encoding spore germination protein yields the protein MLKVIKAVIDFFTYKPHSNINRGGYTHSRQRDQSFYNLGVHDDQQNNNERVDWQQILNRAKQEGSYFFQQNQEGNCKVSDAGGQLDNFSPTGTIKPTIIVKKRNRRNKNVISTQQTQIDEEDIDLIKNGMVALNIDVNMEYVKYRFSVPKNQDIVIREFNVAKRFKAFLVFVDGMMDKTVINQFVLPQLMDDGNFREFNQGDILDYIVRNVVSVYQVTKLREYDRIIPQILNGVTALFIDGCNEALLIESRGFEKRSIEAPRTENVIRGPQEGFTENLRTNLSLLRRIIKNEKLITEMLPVGDKNKINCALVYLEDTADPELVKEVKRRIRNIRHDFVESSGMLEQLIEDNPFMLFPQVISTERPDRAASFIMEGQVVIVCEGSPFVIAVPVTFFHLLHSSEDTMLRWQYGAFIRLTRFIGVLVAALVPGLWMALVQFHSEMIPTPLLLSILKMREAVPFPVVVEVLTMEVAFELIREGGIRVPGLIGQTLGIIGALILGQAAVAAGLVSPILIIIVAITGIGNFVIPNYSLAMAIRIVRFFFILMGTVLGFYGISVGLTILMVLTCSMKSFGVPFLTPFTPKTKRSSDLIVRKPLYEEVVTEDYMDAVNRESGVYPKKR from the coding sequence ATGTTAAAGGTTATTAAGGCGGTTATAGACTTTTTTACATATAAGCCTCATTCTAACATTAATAGGGGAGGATATACGCATTCTAGGCAAAGGGATCAGTCATTTTATAATCTTGGTGTGCATGATGATCAGCAAAATAACAACGAAAGGGTAGACTGGCAACAGATTTTAAATCGGGCAAAACAGGAGGGTAGCTACTTCTTTCAGCAAAACCAGGAAGGGAATTGTAAGGTATCTGATGCTGGTGGGCAACTGGATAACTTTTCTCCCACCGGCACAATCAAGCCAACCATCATAGTAAAGAAGAGAAACCGGCGAAATAAAAATGTTATAAGTACTCAGCAAACACAAATCGATGAAGAGGATATAGATTTGATCAAAAACGGCATGGTGGCCTTAAATATTGACGTTAACATGGAGTATGTGAAATACAGATTTAGCGTGCCGAAGAATCAAGATATAGTCATCAGGGAGTTCAATGTCGCAAAAAGGTTTAAGGCTTTCCTTGTATTTGTAGACGGGATGATGGATAAGACGGTCATCAATCAATTTGTATTGCCTCAACTTATGGATGACGGGAATTTCAGAGAATTTAACCAGGGTGATATCCTGGACTATATAGTGAGAAACGTAGTTTCCGTCTACCAGGTTACTAAACTTAGAGAGTATGATAGGATAATTCCTCAAATTTTAAACGGGGTAACTGCACTGTTTATTGATGGTTGCAATGAAGCGCTGTTGATTGAGAGCCGAGGATTTGAAAAGAGGAGTATAGAGGCTCCCAGAACTGAGAACGTTATAAGAGGGCCGCAAGAGGGTTTTACAGAAAATTTGAGAACCAATCTTTCTTTGCTCAGGAGAATAATAAAAAACGAAAAATTGATAACTGAAATGCTTCCGGTGGGTGATAAAAATAAGATCAATTGTGCCTTGGTTTATTTGGAGGATACCGCAGATCCTGAACTGGTAAAAGAAGTAAAGAGACGGATAAGAAATATAAGGCACGATTTTGTAGAGTCAAGTGGAATGCTGGAGCAACTTATCGAGGATAATCCTTTTATGCTTTTCCCACAAGTTATAAGCACTGAAAGGCCTGACAGGGCCGCTTCTTTTATCATGGAGGGGCAGGTGGTCATAGTGTGTGAGGGTTCGCCTTTTGTGATAGCAGTACCTGTCACCTTCTTTCACCTATTGCATTCCTCGGAGGATACGATGCTTAGGTGGCAGTATGGCGCCTTTATCCGACTTACTCGCTTTATAGGGGTGTTAGTTGCTGCGTTAGTGCCGGGGCTGTGGATGGCGCTTGTGCAGTTCCATAGCGAGATGATACCTACTCCTCTCCTGTTGTCAATACTTAAGATGAGGGAGGCTGTGCCATTCCCTGTTGTGGTTGAGGTGTTGACTATGGAGGTGGCGTTTGAATTAATCCGTGAGGGAGGAATCAGGGTCCCGGGCCTTATAGGCCAAACATTGGGCATTATAGGTGCTTTAATACTGGGACAGGCTGCTGTGGCAGCAGGGCTTGTCAGTCCCATACTCATCATCATAGTAGCGATAACAGGAATTGGGAACTTTGTCATACCAAATTATTCCCTGGCAATGGCCATAAGAATTGTGAGGTTTTTCTTCATATTAATGGGGACTGTTTTGGGGTTTTACGGTATTTCTGTTGGCTTGACTATATTGATGGTTTTGACTTGTAGTATGAAATCGTTTGGGGTGCCATTTTTAACGCCCTTTACTCCTAAGACAAAGCGCAGTAGTGATTTAATCGTCAGAAAGCCTTTGTACGAAGAAGTGGTAACAGAAGATTATATGGATGCAGTGAATAGAGAAAGCGGTGTGTATCCTAAAAAGAGGTGA
- a CDS encoding GerAB/ArcD/ProY family transporter, with protein MLSEGKFGNKEAISVLVIACMAKEFFTDPNVIMRKVGTAGWYMVLISASVAVMGLTSVYFLLRRFPGSNLMEIYDAIFGKYIGSIFSFTVAFVLLFWAAMNLREYVEIIKIYVFPKTPPIYLVGSVAVTAIILSFIGLESLARYSKLAGYAMLIGFTILLALSSRFFQFYRIYPLLGYGLKNTIVEGFLRSSIYGEITLVGIFAKSLHSIQDIKKVGYTSLIMAASLMFLMQLGLTLIFTYPFGKELTAPLYAGASLIHYGAFFQRVESLFLFIWNISTLISTPFLFCMVLSIYSHVFSIDDIRPIAIPFSFLMIAFSLIPSNIVELVQFYIRYLREFGWIVFYALPFVALMVSMLTQKKGMQE; from the coding sequence TTGTTAAGTGAGGGTAAATTTGGAAATAAAGAAGCCATTTCTGTCCTGGTGATTGCTTGTATGGCAAAGGAATTTTTTACTGATCCAAATGTAATAATGAGGAAAGTAGGGACAGCAGGGTGGTATATGGTTTTAATAAGTGCATCTGTTGCGGTGATGGGATTGACGTCTGTATATTTTTTGCTCAGACGATTCCCCGGAAGCAATTTAATGGAAATATACGATGCTATATTTGGAAAATATATTGGGTCTATTTTCTCTTTTACAGTAGCTTTTGTATTGCTTTTTTGGGCTGCGATGAATTTGAGGGAATATGTTGAAATAATAAAGATATACGTGTTTCCCAAAACCCCACCGATTTATTTAGTAGGTTCAGTTGCAGTTACTGCGATCATTTTGAGCTTTATAGGGTTGGAGAGTTTAGCCAGGTATTCAAAGCTTGCAGGGTATGCTATGCTAATAGGATTCACAATATTGTTGGCGCTTTCATCTAGATTTTTTCAATTTTACCGTATTTATCCTTTATTGGGGTATGGTTTGAAAAATACCATTGTTGAGGGCTTTTTGAGAAGTTCAATATATGGTGAAATAACCCTTGTGGGCATATTTGCAAAATCTCTGCACAGCATACAGGACATAAAAAAGGTAGGGTATACCAGCTTAATTATGGCAGCTTCTCTCATGTTTTTGATGCAGCTGGGACTAACTTTAATCTTTACATACCCTTTTGGCAAGGAACTCACTGCACCCTTGTATGCCGGTGCATCGCTCATCCACTATGGGGCCTTCTTTCAAAGGGTGGAATCGCTGTTCCTTTTTATATGGAACATCAGTACGCTCATATCTACGCCCTTTCTGTTTTGTATGGTGTTGTCCATATATTCGCATGTTTTTAGTATAGATGATATAAGGCCCATCGCAATTCCTTTTTCGTTTTTAATGATTGCCTTTTCATTAATTCCCTCAAACATTGTGGAACTGGTACAATTTTACATCAGGTATTTAAGGGAATTTGGTTGGATAGTATTTTATGCTCTCCCCTTTGTTGCTCTGATGGTGAGTATGTTAACCCAAAAGAAGGGTATGCAGGAATGA